The Pseudomonas rhizosphaerae genomic sequence GACACCCGACCCTGCGGCCAGGCATGGGCGTGCTCAGGTCCAGGACCAGGCGTTGACGTTCCAGGGTTCGATGCGCAGGTTGATGTTGCCGGTGAAGCCCTTGAGGCCCGATTTGTAGCCGCGCACGTAGGTGTACTGAAACAGCGGCAGGATGGGCAGGTCCTGGCGGATCAGGCCCTGCACCTGCACGTACACCGCCTTGCGCTGGGCGACGTCCTGGATCGCTGCGCCCTGGGCCAGCAGGTCGTCGACCTTGGCGTTGACGTACTGCGAGTTGTTCTGCCCGGCCCCGCCTTTGGCGTTGGTCGATTGCGAACCGAAGTAGTCGCGGGTGTCGGGGTCGGCACCGGTGAGGAAGTTGTTGCCGACGATCACCGAGTCGAATTTGGACTGCACCCAGTACTCGCCCCACATCACCGCAGGCGGCAGGTTGGAGATTTTCATTTCCACACCGATGGCCAGCCAGGTCTGCTGGATGAACTGCTGCGCCTGTTCGCGGATCTGGTTGCCGGCGGTGGTGGAGTTGGTGAACGAGAGGCGCACCCCGCCCTTCTCGCGAATGCCGCCAGCGCCCGGTTTCCAGCCGGCGTCATCGAGCAGCTTGCTGGCCGCCTCGATGTTGAAGCTTTGCTTGGGCAGGTTCGGGTTGTAGTAGGCCGACTGTTGCGGCATGTAGGTTTCGGTGGGCAGCACCAGGCCGAAATACAACTCGTCGATGATGGTCTTCTTGTCGATGGCCATGTACAGCGCCTGGCGCACGACGGGGTCCTTGAACTGCGGGCGCTCCATGTTCAGGGTCACCGACTCGATGGTGGCCACCGGCAGGATCACCACGGTGCGCCCGGCCAGGTCCTTGGCTTCCTCGTAATGGTCGGGGGTGATGCCCTGCATGGCAGTGACGTCGATGTCGCCGGTCTTGAACTGGGTGTAGAGCACGGTCAGGTCGGGGATGTATTTGAAGATCACGCTTTCGATCTGCGGCTGGGTACCGTGATAGTCCGGGTTGGCCTTGAGCTGGATGTGATCGCCAGCCACCCGCGTGCCCCACTTGAACGGACCGGTGCCGATCGGTGCGTTGTTGAACGGTGCCGTGTTGACGTCGGCGGCGACCGAGAGAATGTGCTTGGGCACCATGAAGGTGGACGACAGGATCGAGGCGTAGGGTGCGTAGGATTTCTCCATGCGCCAGTGGATTTCGGTGGGCGAAACCACGGTGATGTCGCGCAGCAGGTCATGGCCGGCGCGGCGACCGCTGCGAAAATTCGGCGAGACGATCAGTTCCAGGGTGTACTTCACGTCTTCGGCGGTGAAGGGCCGGCCGTCGTGCCATTTGGCATCGCTGCGCAGTTTCACTTTCCACTGCAGGCCGTCGGCGGAGATGCCGCCATTGGCCACGGTGGGCACTTCGGTGGCCAGGGCCGGAACGAATTCACCGCTGGGCGAGATGCCGAACAGTGGGTCGAACACGTTCCAGTGGATGCCGTCGTCCACTTCGATGTGCGGCATGTGCGGATTGAAGACGGTAGGTTCCTGGGACAGGCCGATGATCACCTGTCCGGACGGCGGGGCGGCCATGGCCGCGAACGATTGGCTGGCCCGGCCCAGGGGCAGCAGGGTGCCTGCGGCGCCGATGATGGCCATGGCCAGCGCCTGGCGGCGGGTCGGGTTCAACAGGCTGTTGCCTTTATCCGAGTCATCGCGTTGCGACATGCTGAAGCTCCCACAGTAAGGAAGAAAGGGCAGGTGGCAGGCGTTGGAAAGCGTTCTGGACGCTGGACCCGGGCTCGTTCGAACGAGCTTCTGCAGGGCTGTTGCCGAGTGATCGGGTGGCTCTAGAATCCGGAAATGGGCCGTGGGCTGGAACCATCGCTGAAGCGCGAGAGGCGAAACGCTTGGGGATCGACGATCGGGGTTTCACCGGTGACCAGATTGGCCATCAGCCTTCCTGCCGCCGGACCGATGCCGAAGCCATGACCCGAGAATCCGGTGGCGATGAAAAATCCGGGCACACCGTCCACCGCCGAGATCACCGGCACGGCATCGGGCGTGACATCGATCATGCCGCCCCAGCGCTGGGCGATCCGCACGTTGGCGAACACCGGGAAGGCGTTGGTCAGGCTGGCCAGGGCGCGGTTGGTTTGCCGGATCGATGGCACCGGATCGAGCACGCGGCGGTATTCGAACGGGCTGGCTTCGTCCAGTGCCCAGCGCTTGGGCAGCACGGCTTCCTGGAAAAAACGCTGGCCCAGGCGAAACGACAGTGATTTGTGCTCCTGCTGCAGCGCAGCCCAGAACTGCCGCGCGTAGCGAAAGGAGTCGGGGACGATGTCGGCGATGTTCTCGTGGCCGGAAGCGACGGTGTAGCCGCCGTCCTGGCGTCTGCGCACGGCGAAGTCCATTGCCCAGATGGCGGATTCCGGGCCGCCCTGCAGGGGCGAGGTACGGATCACCGAATTGAGCACCTTGAGCTGCGGCAAATGCACCTTCAACGGTGAGCAGAACAGGCTCGACCACGCGCCACCGGCCAGCACCACGGACGTGCAGGCGATCGCGCCGCGCTCGGTGATGACGCCGCTGACCCGGCCTGCCGCACGCTCGATGCCACGCACCGCGCACTCGGTGAAGATCATCGCGCCCTTGGCCCGCGCCGCTTCGGCAATCGCCGGTGCCGCCTGCTGCGGTTCGGCGCGACCGTCATCGGGGGTGTACAGCGCACCCTTGATGCGCAAACGCTCGGCGCCGGGCAGCACCGCGGCCAAGTCGCTGCCCGAAAGCATCCGCGCACGCACCGGGTAATCGTCCAGATTGGCCTTCCAGCGCTCGTGCTCCGCGTAGCTTTGATCGTCCGCGCAGGTGAACAGAATGCCGGCGCGGGTGTAGCCGACGTCCTTGCCGATGCGCGCGGCCAGGTCGCCCCAGATGTTCAGGGCATGGGCCATCAGCGGCAGTTCACGGGGGTCGCGGCGCGAGATGCGCACCCAGCCCCAGTTGCGACTGGACTGCTCGTGACCGATGCCACCTTTCTCGCACAGCGCCACTGTCAAGCCGCGTTCGGCAAGCTCCAGCGCCGTGGAGGCACCGACGATGCCACCACCGATCACTACCACATCGACACGCTCCGGAAGATGTTCATCACCCTGTACGGGTACTACGCGAGGTCCTGGCATCGCTGGCTGTTCTCCTGATGGGTCATCAATGAATGGGCGCTGCGAGGGCCCGGATATTGCAGCGCATTTGCAGTGCCAGTCGGCCTGCCGGGCCATGGCTCGGCAACCGTCGTTTCACGGGAGAGGTCAGCATGCCCCACACCGACTCATCGACACGCCGCCTGCCACGCTGCAACACTCAAGGCACGCAGACGCTGGATCGCTCCTTCGACATTCTCCAGGCGATCGCGGCGCGCGGTGCGCAGGGCGCGACCATCGAAGCGCTCAGCGCCGACACCCAGCTCAGCCGCGCCACCCTGTACCGCCTGCTCAAGGCCATGAAATCCTACGGCTTCGTGCGCCTGCCGCGGCTGCGGGGTCCCTACTTTCTGGGTTACCAATTGCTCAGCCTCGGTGCCCAGGCCGGCAACACCGGCGGCGTGCGCGAATTGGCTCGTCCGGCCTTGCTGCGCCTGTGCGAGACCTTTCAGGACAGCTTCTTTCTGTTCGTTCAGGACGGCTACTACGCCCTGTGCCTGGAGCTGCACGAAGGCGCCAATCCCACCCAGAGCTTTGCCCACTGCGTAGGTGCGCGCGTGCTGAGCGGCGTT encodes the following:
- a CDS encoding peptide ABC transporter substrate-binding protein; the encoded protein is MSQRDDSDKGNSLLNPTRRQALAMAIIGAAGTLLPLGRASQSFAAMAAPPSGQVIIGLSQEPTVFNPHMPHIEVDDGIHWNVFDPLFGISPSGEFVPALATEVPTVANGGISADGLQWKVKLRSDAKWHDGRPFTAEDVKYTLELIVSPNFRSGRRAGHDLLRDITVVSPTEIHWRMEKSYAPYASILSSTFMVPKHILSVAADVNTAPFNNAPIGTGPFKWGTRVAGDHIQLKANPDYHGTQPQIESVIFKYIPDLTVLYTQFKTGDIDVTAMQGITPDHYEEAKDLAGRTVVILPVATIESVTLNMERPQFKDPVVRQALYMAIDKKTIIDELYFGLVLPTETYMPQQSAYYNPNLPKQSFNIEAASKLLDDAGWKPGAGGIREKGGVRLSFTNSTTAGNQIREQAQQFIQQTWLAIGVEMKISNLPPAVMWGEYWVQSKFDSVIVGNNFLTGADPDTRDYFGSQSTNAKGGAGQNNSQYVNAKVDDLLAQGAAIQDVAQRKAVYVQVQGLIRQDLPILPLFQYTYVRGYKSGLKGFTGNINLRIEPWNVNAWSWT
- a CDS encoding NAD(P)/FAD-dependent oxidoreductase is translated as MPGPRVVPVQGDEHLPERVDVVVIGGGIVGASTALELAERGLTVALCEKGGIGHEQSSRNWGWVRISRRDPRELPLMAHALNIWGDLAARIGKDVGYTRAGILFTCADDQSYAEHERWKANLDDYPVRARMLSGSDLAAVLPGAERLRIKGALYTPDDGRAEPQQAAPAIAEAARAKGAMIFTECAVRGIERAAGRVSGVITERGAIACTSVVLAGGAWSSLFCSPLKVHLPQLKVLNSVIRTSPLQGGPESAIWAMDFAVRRRQDGGYTVASGHENIADIVPDSFRYARQFWAALQQEHKSLSFRLGQRFFQEAVLPKRWALDEASPFEYRRVLDPVPSIRQTNRALASLTNAFPVFANVRIAQRWGGMIDVTPDAVPVISAVDGVPGFFIATGFSGHGFGIGPAAGRLMANLVTGETPIVDPQAFRLSRFSDGSSPRPISGF
- a CDS encoding IclR family transcriptional regulator, whose translation is MPHTDSSTRRLPRCNTQGTQTLDRSFDILQAIAARGAQGATIEALSADTQLSRATLYRLLKAMKSYGFVRLPRLRGPYFLGYQLLSLGAQAGNTGGVRELARPALLRLCETFQDSFFLFVQDGYYALCLELHEGANPTQSFAHCVGARVLSGVGQGSLALLSHLPTAARAQILEHNAPRLLREYAISDSALRSTFKQVRQQGYACGLADRVLPLHTGVAVPILDASAAPVGALSCALPSVRMTPLYQHRLVQAMRKEAASIAQRLGA